From a single Nostoc sp. MS1 genomic region:
- a CDS encoding ATP-binding protein, producing the protein MAYQITSQCISCNICQPVCPTGAIKIEEDGRHWIDQKLCTNCADTVYTVPQCQAGCPTCNGCVKVPSDYWEGWFEKYNRVIAKLTKKQDYWERWFNCYSQKY; encoded by the coding sequence ATGGCTTATCAAATCACCAGCCAATGTATTTCCTGCAATATTTGTCAACCTGTATGTCCCACTGGTGCAATCAAAATTGAAGAAGATGGTCGCCACTGGATTGACCAAAAACTTTGTACAAACTGCGCTGATACAGTCTACACTGTTCCACAATGCCAAGCTGGTTGCCCTACCTGTAATGGTTGCGTTAAAGTACCTAGCGATTATTGGGAAGGCTGGTTCGAGAAATATAACCGAGTTATAGCGAAATTGACTAAAAAACAAGACTATTGGGAACGTTGGTTTAATTGTTATTCACAGAAGTATTAG
- a CDS encoding WD40 repeat domain-containing protein yields the protein MTPFVLGQLVYTSFATVGLRTVASKDVSKEMQQIFLEKLVYQFWDAYNPPGAGYRAAYLLQVNSEHTLFGWLYNDGLDDLGRSNVPYFHCYHLAGQLQSSQLENIFISLCTGPLTLINRENPPDHLESLVVQNLWSYRPTRVGVKIPKRIIEQSQIHFEHGKLLNLFVPASQEEIKDTTIADQELFVASTLRTLIIPRNGSIIQQELPVAQRITQDSEQLPEIPDSFTHSRKKFSLSGKLTVALGIIATIASLLTLAFFKVAPFSPGVSKTTTPDPIPTPIPTLEEKSITLSNTLFGHGDAVWAVALSKDGQTLVSGSADKTIKVWNLETGKVIATLEGHTDTVRAIALSSDDQTLISAGGDNTIRIWDLQKFQIKRTIMTNSGPVWSLAISNDGQTLVSGHENGTIKIWNFPTGQLLRTIKGHDDRVFSVAMSPDGETFATGGLDKNINIWNLYTGQLLRTIIGHQDAVRSLIFSRDGKTLASASWDQSIKLWNVQTGQLLHTLSGHTSRVVTLSLGFDDNILVSGSIDNDLKIWNMQTGKLLETLSSHSDWILGIATNPTKKILVSASKDKSIKVWQP from the coding sequence ATGACCCCTTTTGTCTTAGGTCAACTTGTATACACCAGTTTTGCTACCGTGGGATTGAGAACCGTGGCGAGTAAAGACGTTTCTAAGGAAATGCAACAAATTTTCCTGGAGAAATTGGTCTATCAGTTCTGGGATGCTTATAATCCACCTGGGGCTGGATATAGAGCAGCGTATTTATTGCAGGTAAATTCAGAGCATACCCTGTTTGGCTGGTTGTACAACGATGGACTGGATGATTTGGGTCGTAGTAATGTGCCTTATTTCCACTGCTATCATTTAGCGGGTCAATTACAGTCTAGCCAACTCGAAAATATTTTTATCAGCTTATGCACAGGGCCATTAACGCTGATCAATAGAGAAAATCCCCCAGATCATTTAGAAAGCTTGGTAGTACAAAACTTATGGAGTTACAGACCTACTCGCGTTGGGGTGAAGATTCCTAAAAGAATAATTGAGCAAAGCCAGATTCATTTTGAGCATGGAAAACTGCTCAATTTGTTTGTCCCCGCATCTCAGGAGGAAATTAAAGATACTACAATTGCTGACCAGGAATTATTTGTTGCTAGTACGCTGAGAACACTAATTATTCCTCGTAATGGAAGCATCATTCAGCAGGAATTGCCCGTAGCCCAAAGAATAACCCAAGATAGTGAGCAGTTACCAGAGATCCCCGATAGCTTCACACATAGTCGAAAAAAATTTTCCCTCTCTGGCAAATTAACTGTAGCACTGGGGATTATCGCCACAATTGCGTCCCTACTCACTTTGGCTTTTTTCAAAGTTGCACCTTTCTCGCCTGGTGTCTCAAAAACCACAACTCCAGACCCTATCCCAACCCCAATACCCACCTTAGAGGAGAAAAGCATTACACTGAGTAACACTTTATTTGGTCATGGAGATGCGGTATGGGCCGTTGCTTTAAGTAAAGATGGACAAACTTTGGTGAGTGGTAGCGCAGATAAAACTATTAAAGTTTGGAATTTAGAAACAGGAAAAGTTATAGCCACACTAGAAGGACATACTGATACAGTTAGAGCGATCGCATTAAGTTCAGATGACCAGACTCTCATCAGTGCAGGTGGCGACAATACAATTAGAATTTGGGATCTGCAAAAATTCCAGATCAAAAGAACAATCATGACTAATAGTGGCCCGGTTTGGTCACTTGCTATCAGCAATGATGGACAGACTCTAGTTAGTGGTCATGAAAATGGGACTATCAAAATTTGGAACTTTCCCACAGGGCAATTGCTCCGCACAATTAAAGGACATGATGATCGGGTTTTTTCTGTAGCCATGAGTCCAGATGGTGAAACTTTCGCTACTGGAGGTCTTGACAAAAACATCAATATTTGGAATTTGTATACAGGGCAACTCCTCCGCACCATAATCGGACATCAGGACGCTGTGAGGTCATTAATCTTCAGCCGTGACGGCAAGACACTCGCCAGTGCTAGTTGGGATCAAAGCATCAAACTTTGGAATGTGCAAACAGGCCAATTGCTGCACACTCTCTCAGGACACACCTCACGAGTAGTAACTCTCAGTTTGGGATTTGATGACAACATTCTCGTCAGTGGCAGTATTGATAATGACCTCAAAATTTGGAATATGCAAACGGGTAAATTACTTGAAACTCTCTCCAGTCATTCTGACTGGATTTTAGGTATCGCCACAAACCCTACAAAGAAAATTTTAGTCAGTGCCAGTAAGGATAAAAGCATCAAAGTGTGGCAGCCTTAG
- the nifB gene encoding nitrogenase cofactor biosynthesis protein NifB, with translation MTPPVTGLSDSLATESTPTIAKSGGCGCDSSTTVEVDERLKERIAKHPCYSEEAHHHYARMHVAVAPACNIQCNYCNRKYDCANESRPGVVSELLTPEEAAHKVLVIAGKIPQMTVLGVAGPGDPLANPEKTFRTFELIADKAPDIKLCLSTNGLMLPEYIDRIKQLNIDHVTITLNTVDPEIGAQIYSWVHYNRRRYRGVEGAKILLEKQLEGLQALREADILCKVNSVMIPGINDQHLVEVNKVIRENGAFLHNIMPLISAPEHGTHFGLTGQRGPTQKELKSVQDQCAGNMKMMRHCRQCRADAVGLLGEDRSQEFTKDKFLEMAPEYDFDKRQEVHEGIEKFREELQIAREKVTAGKTPTANNPKILVAIATKGGGLVNQHFGHVKEFQIYEVDGTEVRFISHRKVDHYCQGGYGEAATFDNIVKTIADCKAVLVSKIGESPKEKLLQAGIQAVEAYDVIEKVALEFYEQWNKG, from the coding sequence ATGACACCACCAGTTACAGGACTCTCCGATTCCTTGGCTACTGAATCAACACCTACCATAGCAAAATCGGGTGGTTGCGGATGCGACAGCAGCACCACCGTGGAAGTAGACGAAAGGCTCAAAGAACGCATTGCTAAACATCCCTGCTATAGCGAAGAAGCTCACCACCATTACGCGAGAATGCACGTTGCAGTTGCACCAGCTTGCAACATCCAATGCAACTACTGCAACCGTAAATATGACTGCGCTAACGAAAGCCGTCCTGGGGTAGTAAGTGAATTACTCACACCAGAGGAAGCAGCACACAAAGTTTTAGTAATTGCTGGCAAAATTCCCCAAATGACAGTTTTGGGAGTTGCTGGCCCTGGCGATCCTTTAGCTAACCCAGAAAAGACTTTCCGCACCTTTGAGTTGATTGCAGATAAAGCACCAGATATCAAGTTGTGCTTATCAACTAACGGTTTGATGTTGCCCGAATATATCGATCGCATTAAACAACTAAATATTGATCACGTTACAATTACCCTGAACACAGTTGACCCAGAAATCGGCGCACAGATTTACTCTTGGGTTCACTACAACCGTAGACGTTATAGAGGCGTAGAAGGCGCAAAAATTCTCCTAGAGAAGCAACTAGAAGGTTTACAAGCTCTGAGAGAAGCTGATATACTGTGCAAAGTTAACTCCGTGATGATTCCCGGCATCAATGATCAACACCTAGTAGAAGTTAACAAGGTGATTCGGGAAAACGGTGCATTCCTGCATAACATCATGCCTCTGATTTCTGCACCAGAACACGGTACACACTTTGGCTTAACTGGACAACGCGGCCCCACACAGAAAGAACTCAAGTCAGTGCAAGACCAATGTGCGGGTAACATGAAAATGATGCGCCATTGCCGCCAGTGCCGCGCCGATGCTGTAGGCTTGTTAGGTGAAGACCGCAGCCAAGAATTTACCAAAGATAAATTCTTAGAAATGGCTCCCGAATACGACTTCGACAAACGTCAAGAAGTCCACGAAGGTATTGAGAAGTTCAGAGAAGAACTACAAATAGCCAGAGAAAAGGTAACAGCTGGTAAAACACCAACAGCTAATAATCCGAAAATTTTAGTTGCGATCGCCACCAAAGGCGGCGGCTTAGTTAACCAACACTTTGGTCATGTCAAAGAATTTCAGATTTACGAAGTAGACGGAACAGAAGTACGCTTTATCAGTCACCGCAAAGTAGACCATTATTGTCAAGGCGGATACGGCGAAGCAGCCACATTTGACAATATTGTGAAGACTATCGCAGATTGCAAAGCAGTTTTGGTTTCCAAAATTGGCGAATCTCCCAAAGAAAAACTGCTCCAAGCGGGAATACAGGCTGTTGAAGCTTACGACGTGATTGAGAAGGTTGCTTTAGAGTTTTACGAGCAATGGAATAAGGGCTAA
- a CDS encoding dienelactone hydrolase family protein — MVNRITRRKFITTASLATGFALAVEPISAQVITTNRQGLVAGAVKIPVKDGTIPAYRALPATGRNFPVVLVIQEIFGVHEHIQDICRRFAKLGYLAIAPELFVRQGDVSKLSSIDEIRPIVAKVPDAQVLSDLDATVNWARKSGKGNINKLAITGFCWGGRITWLYAAHNPSVKAGVAWYGRLVGDSTAVTPKHPVDIASTLKVPVLGLYGGKDTGIPLNTVEQMRDRLKGSSSKSEIIVYPDAPHAFFADYRPSYREKEAKDGWQRLQAWFKQHGA; from the coding sequence ATGGTTAACAGAATTACAAGGCGCAAATTTATCACAACTGCTTCTCTGGCAACGGGTTTTGCCTTAGCAGTAGAACCTATTTCTGCCCAAGTCATCACCACCAATCGCCAAGGATTGGTGGCTGGTGCAGTGAAGATTCCAGTTAAAGATGGTACAATCCCTGCATATAGGGCGCTGCCTGCTACTGGACGTAATTTCCCAGTGGTATTAGTCATTCAAGAGATATTTGGCGTACACGAACATATCCAAGATATCTGCCGTCGCTTTGCTAAATTAGGTTATTTAGCGATCGCACCTGAATTATTTGTACGTCAAGGTGATGTATCGAAGTTAAGCAGTATAGATGAAATTCGCCCCATAGTCGCTAAAGTACCAGATGCTCAGGTACTATCTGACCTAGATGCTACAGTTAACTGGGCGCGGAAGTCAGGCAAAGGCAATATTAATAAATTGGCAATTACAGGCTTTTGTTGGGGTGGTAGGATTACTTGGCTGTATGCTGCACACAATCCCAGTGTGAAAGCTGGGGTAGCTTGGTATGGACGATTGGTAGGTGATTCTACCGCAGTTACACCCAAGCATCCCGTTGATATTGCTTCTACACTCAAAGTCCCAGTTCTCGGACTTTACGGCGGTAAAGATACGGGGATTCCTCTAAATACTGTCGAGCAAATGCGCGATCGCCTCAAAGGTAGCAGCAGTAAATCAGAAATTATTGTTTATCCTGACGCGCCCCATGCTTTCTTTGCCGATTATCGCCCTTCCTACCGCGAAAAAGAGGCTAAGGACGGCTGGCAACGTCTCCAGGCTTGGTTTAAGCAACATGGTGCGTGA
- a CDS encoding CHAT domain-containing tetratricopeptide repeat protein yields MDIYSKFQPKLLLLLFCLIWCFNSSGIKANAENIRRVQLPISTDTKVNTQRQEAYIQAKKLLQAANQLLAQGTKTSRQQALINYEKALKIWEELELRPEKATTLLSIGTIYHIENNHQKALEYYLQALAIRRELKNRFEEAIVLGSIANVYFNLDNNLKALDYYNQALSLFRIEQKNEAVSDILMSIGRVYLKLGETQKALDFYNQALLLQRNQNNLNAQSDILQTIGQTYLQLGENKKALEALNQALEIERKIKNVSGQIDTLNLLATLYNSIGETQKAREFFDLVLFLQKTTPGISISSQVLTLMGISGVYSTTGEYDKSLGYLYQAQSLLQQSGNTYAEAEALEQMSFIYDKIGQKKKALDSLNKALIIQRINKYPAREAFTLSNIAAIHESTGDYQKALDFYNQALALQHQIKEQTGEANTLTYIAKVYSSLGEYQLSVQTYNQALDIFRTIQDRSKIAQTLDNIASVYRAEESYQTALDFYKQALQLWREQGAQFQEFSTLTGIIRVYESLKDYPKALDTADQALLLSKKQRNSFLEASALAFLGRVHLSKGDFSQALDLLTQSSQNFEKLSIKSAEANVLTNIGKAYNSLKQHQQAIQNYNRELDLRQQLGDLPGTAEALYNMAIAQRDQDNLNASVSNIEKTIKIVEDIRTNLTSQELRTSYFASVQKYYEFYIDLLMRLHKQQPSKGYAVKALQISEQARARSLVDLLKEANVDIRQGVDSKLLEQERTLQQEISASEKLRIELLTNKQNQTQAQALEKKIEELLEQYQQIQAKIRTLSPSYAALTQVEPIGLAQIQSSILDDKTLLLEYFLGEECSYLWAVTKKSITAYKLPKRADIEAAAQDFRQNLTNPIYRARTAKAASNLSQIILAPVAKQLKHQRLAIVSDGILQYVPFSALSIPSSPNSNMNPQPLATSHEVVNLPSASTIKILRQQLTRRKTPTKILAVIADPIFSQDDQRIGQTHQQLSNSNKLISQQQLTRSAGELNINFERLTFTRQEAEQILKLVSPKLRKQAFDFAANRNTAMDTDLSQYRIVHFATHGILNSIHPELSGLVLSLFDKTGSPQNGFLRLHDIFNLKLSSQLVVLSACQTGLGKQVKGEGFIGLSRGFMYAGSPTLVVSLWNVDDEATAIFMQSFYKKMLQDGLKPTTALRAAQMEMWQSQNYSEPYYWAAFTLQGEWQ; encoded by the coding sequence ATGGATATCTACTCAAAGTTTCAACCAAAACTCTTACTCCTTTTATTTTGCCTAATTTGGTGTTTTAACTCTAGCGGTATCAAAGCAAATGCAGAAAATATAAGACGGGTACAACTACCTATTTCTACAGATACTAAAGTCAATACTCAACGCCAGGAAGCTTACATCCAAGCTAAAAAATTATTGCAAGCAGCAAACCAATTATTAGCTCAAGGAACAAAAACATCTCGCCAACAAGCTCTTATTAACTATGAGAAAGCCTTGAAAATATGGGAGGAATTAGAGTTACGTCCAGAAAAAGCTACGACTCTATTAAGTATTGGTACTATCTACCATATAGAAAATAATCATCAAAAAGCCTTAGAATATTACCTGCAAGCATTGGCGATTAGACGGGAATTAAAAAATCGCTTTGAAGAAGCCATTGTACTAGGGTCTATTGCTAATGTCTACTTTAACTTAGATAATAACTTAAAAGCATTAGATTATTACAACCAAGCCTTATCATTATTTCGTATAGAGCAGAAAAATGAGGCTGTCTCAGATATATTGATGAGTATTGGTAGAGTGTATTTGAAGTTGGGCGAAACTCAAAAAGCACTGGATTTTTATAATCAGGCACTATTACTTCAACGTAATCAAAATAATTTGAACGCACAAAGTGACATTCTGCAAACTATAGGTCAAACTTATCTTCAATTAGGAGAAAATAAAAAGGCACTAGAAGCACTAAATCAAGCATTAGAGATTGAACGTAAAATTAAAAATGTATCTGGACAAATTGATACGCTCAATCTACTTGCTACACTTTATAATTCAATAGGAGAAACTCAAAAAGCTAGAGAATTTTTCGATTTAGTGTTGTTTTTGCAAAAAACAACGCCAGGAATTAGCATTAGTAGTCAAGTTCTGACTTTAATGGGGATAAGTGGAGTATATTCAACTACTGGTGAGTATGACAAGAGTTTGGGTTATTTGTATCAAGCACAATCACTCTTACAACAATCAGGAAATACATATGCTGAAGCTGAAGCTTTAGAACAAATGAGTTTTATTTATGACAAAATAGGACAAAAAAAGAAAGCTCTCGACTCATTAAACAAAGCCTTAATTATTCAAAGAATAAATAAGTATCCTGCTAGAGAAGCTTTTACATTAAGTAACATTGCAGCTATACATGAATCAACAGGAGATTATCAAAAAGCATTAGATTTTTATAATCAAGCACTAGCTTTGCAGCATCAAATTAAAGAACAAACAGGAGAAGCGAATACACTAACTTATATCGCTAAAGTTTATAGTTCATTAGGTGAATATCAATTAAGTGTACAAACATATAATCAAGCTTTAGATATATTCAGGACAATACAAGACCGTAGCAAAATAGCTCAAACTCTTGATAATATAGCTAGTGTTTACCGAGCAGAAGAAAGTTATCAAACAGCATTAGATTTTTATAAACAAGCTTTGCAATTGTGGCGAGAACAAGGCGCACAGTTTCAAGAATTTAGCACGCTTACAGGGATTATTCGGGTTTACGAGTCATTAAAAGATTACCCAAAAGCTTTAGACACAGCAGATCAAGCTTTGCTATTATCAAAAAAACAGCGAAATAGTTTTCTTGAGGCTTCTGCTTTAGCTTTTTTAGGCAGAGTACACCTATCAAAAGGAGACTTTTCTCAGGCATTAGATTTATTAACTCAATCATCTCAAAATTTTGAAAAACTCAGTATTAAAAGTGCCGAAGCTAATGTATTAACTAACATTGGTAAAGCTTACAATTCCTTAAAGCAACATCAACAGGCGATTCAAAATTATAATCGAGAGCTTGATTTACGCCAGCAATTGGGAGACTTGCCTGGGACAGCAGAAGCGCTTTACAATATGGCGATCGCACAACGTGATCAAGATAATCTTAATGCTTCTGTGAGCAATATAGAGAAAACAATTAAAATTGTTGAAGATATACGTACTAACCTGACAAGTCAAGAACTACGTACTTCTTACTTTGCTTCAGTACAAAAATATTACGAGTTCTATATTGATTTGTTGATGCGTTTGCACAAACAACAACCGTCTAAAGGATATGCTGTAAAAGCACTACAGATTAGTGAACAAGCTCGCGCTCGCAGCCTTGTGGATCTCCTCAAAGAAGCTAATGTAGATATTAGGCAAGGTGTAGACTCCAAGCTGCTAGAACAAGAACGCACATTGCAACAAGAAATTAGTGCTTCAGAAAAGTTAAGAATAGAGTTATTAACTAACAAACAAAATCAAACTCAAGCGCAAGCTTTAGAAAAGAAAATAGAAGAACTTTTAGAACAATATCAACAAATTCAAGCCAAAATTCGCACCCTCAGCCCAAGTTATGCAGCTTTGACTCAAGTAGAACCTATTGGGCTTGCACAAATTCAGTCTTCAATTCTTGATGATAAAACTCTACTTTTAGAATATTTCTTAGGAGAAGAGTGTAGTTATCTTTGGGCAGTTACGAAAAAAAGTATAACTGCCTATAAATTACCTAAACGTGCCGATATAGAAGCTGCCGCTCAAGATTTTCGACAAAATTTAACTAATCCCATTTACAGAGCAAGAACAGCAAAAGCAGCATCTAATTTATCTCAAATTATACTTGCCCCAGTCGCCAAACAATTAAAACATCAACGTCTAGCAATAGTTAGTGATGGAATTTTGCAGTATGTGCCATTTTCCGCGCTGAGTATACCAAGTTCACCAAACAGTAATATGAACCCTCAGCCATTGGCAACTAGTCATGAAGTAGTAAACTTGCCATCAGCATCTACAATCAAAATTCTTCGCCAACAACTAACTAGACGCAAAACGCCTACTAAAATATTAGCTGTAATTGCTGACCCAATATTCTCTCAAGATGATCAACGAATCGGACAAACTCATCAGCAACTTAGTAATAGCAATAAACTCATATCTCAACAGCAATTAACACGGTCTGCTGGAGAGTTAAATATTAATTTTGAACGTTTAACATTTACCCGTCAAGAAGCGGAACAAATTCTCAAATTGGTATCACCTAAACTGCGTAAACAAGCATTCGACTTTGCTGCTAATCGTAATACAGCAATGGATACCGATTTGAGCCAATACCGGATTGTACATTTTGCTACTCATGGCATCCTCAATAGTATACATCCAGAATTATCAGGATTAGTTTTGTCATTATTTGATAAAACAGGTAGCCCACAAAATGGCTTTTTGCGTCTGCATGATATTTTTAACCTCAAACTTTCATCTCAATTAGTTGTTTTAAGTGCGTGTCAGACTGGGCTAGGAAAACAAGTAAAAGGAGAAGGATTCATCGGCTTAAGCAGAGGTTTTATGTATGCAGGTAGCCCAACACTTGTAGTAAGTTTGTGGAATGTAGATGATGAAGCAACTGCTATTTTTATGCAGAGTTTTTATAAAAAAATGTTACAGGATGGGTTAAAACCGACAACAGCACTTCGAGCCGCACAGATGGAAATGTGGCAAAGTCAAAATTACTCAGAGCCTTATTATTGGGCAGCTTTCACTTTACAAGGAGAATGGCAGTAA
- a CDS encoding dual specificity protein phosphatase family protein, producing the protein MYKFAPASQQEKIVFGASRPGYSNQELYRWIDFMKQQDIQKVCCLLDDQQINYYSHLLDTYQQEFGNQQVCWAAIPDFQLVHIDTLTQKILPFLMTADRLNEKVVVHCSGGIGRTGHVLAAWLVYGRGFSNRDAIAAVKRTGRNPHEGAIASLFKGKNPLKFVKELDVLLNQCRMLI; encoded by the coding sequence ATGTACAAATTCGCTCCAGCTTCTCAACAAGAAAAAATTGTCTTTGGTGCTTCTCGTCCTGGTTACTCAAATCAAGAACTCTATCGTTGGATAGATTTTATGAAGCAGCAAGATATTCAGAAGGTATGTTGTCTTTTAGATGATCAACAAATAAATTATTATTCCCATCTTTTAGATACATATCAACAAGAATTTGGCAATCAACAAGTGTGTTGGGCGGCAATTCCAGATTTTCAGCTAGTACATATAGATACTCTTACCCAGAAAATATTGCCATTTTTAATGACAGCAGACAGACTCAATGAAAAAGTTGTAGTTCACTGTTCTGGTGGTATTGGGCGTACTGGTCATGTATTAGCTGCGTGGTTAGTTTATGGTAGAGGATTTTCTAATCGAGATGCAATAGCAGCAGTCAAACGTACAGGTAGAAATCCCCATGAAGGTGCAATAGCTTCTTTATTTAAAGGTAAAAATCCTTTAAAATTTGTCAAAGAGCTTGATGTATTACTAAATCAATGTCGTATGTTAATTTAA